AGCAGGACCAGGTATGTAATTTACGGAGCCCAGGACAAAATGGAAATGTGGGACCCTTGTTCAAACAGTAGGAGGAATTTCAAGGCAGTGACAGCGGAGTTTTAACCAAGCATGGGTCTTTTTAAGGATGGAGACTTATGCAACTACACAGGTCACATAGCCACGAGGCCAGCCCTGTTCATGGAGCAGGTGAAGTAGACATAGCTCTCAGGCCTGGTTCCCAATCAGGTATGTGTCCCAAGAATAACAGTGATCCTCAAACTGGGTGACACAGATTCCAGGGGACCCTCTGATAAATTCTGGAGGGTCTTGagacttttttcattgttttattttactgtcaTCACTGAAGTTTGATAAACACCGGGCCACAAGGCCAACTTGTCTCCTATCAAACGTAAGTCCCTTCATGCCAGCGCAAAACTGAGAGTGGCAGGTGCCTGGAGCCTATATAATTTGAGGGTCCTCTGTaggaaaaagaatgcaaaattacaaatgaaaagtaGATCTTGAAGGGGCCCATGCCAGTGAGGAGCCCTGGGGCTTCAGCTTCATGAGCTTCGGAAGAAAGCCTTCTCTTGCTGCACCAGTGTCCCAGATCACACCACCTCTTGAACTAAAGGACTTGGCTCCTCTGGTTGTCCCTTCCCTGTCCTGTGTCATTAATCTCACTCCATCTGTTGTCATTCCTCCACTCCCGCCTCCTGTTTGACTCCGAGTCTCTCTCTAGGTGCCTtccttgtctttgcttttttcagAGCCAAACTTCTGCAAGAGTTAAGTGGTCACAGGCTACTACCGCACCTCCCACCTACTACCTTGTTTCATTCCTACCTCTCCACTGAAAATGGCTTCATAATGCTTTTAGTAAAGGACTCCTTGTTGCTTGAACCTGTGAACACTCTTCTGTGCTTACCTGTTTGATCTCTCAGTAGCATTTGTTACAGGTGAgatccctctctttcttcatgcTCCTCTCAATGATACCACAATCTCTGTGTTCTCCTCttaagcctctgtttcttttGCTCTCCTTCACAGGCCCTTGTCTTCCACTCACACTCGAACAGTCTTTCTAGCATATGAATTGGTCAATCCACCCAGGCTCAGTCCCCAGGCTGTCTTCTCTTCTCTATCTAGACCACCTTCCTAACCCCATGTACCTTTATGGGCTGAGAACTCAGAACTTTCTCTCTAGTCTAGTCCAAACCTCTCCTCTGAGCACCAGTCTCAGATCACTATCTGCCAGCTTGGCACCTCCACTGGGATGTCTCACAGGAATCTCAAACTTAATATGCCCAAATTAGGGCTTGGGGTTCTCTTACCACCCCAAAGCCTACTCTTCCTAGTTTTACTCCTCTTAGTACACAGCATTATCACACAACCAGTTGGTCAGGTCAGAAATGGGGGAATCATCCTTGATTCACCAGGAAGTTCTATAGCCCCCCAACCAAAAACCATGTCTCAAAGGTATTTTCCTCTCTCCATTCCCCATGATCACACTGTGTTCCAATTAGCCCATCATTTCTAAATTCCAGCCATAGCTGCATCACTGCCTCCGCTGCCCCCTGTTTTCATAACAGCCAGAACAGTACTGTCCCATAGAAATGCAATGTGACCACATATGCAATCTTAAGTTTTCTAGTggctacattaaactaaaagaaatggtaaaattaattttaataatatgtgtTATTAgtgtatatattcaaaatattatttcaacatataatcaatataaaattaatgagatattttacattgtaatgtaattttaaatgtacagttttaCATATACCAATTCATGTGTATTTTACAGTTAGAGTGTACTACAATtattttttgtcagttttataactttattcaACAATCAGCAGTTAATTCTCATCCATATTAactgtttttagatttttgaaaGTGGTGACAGGTATGTAGGTGACCCACATATAGAGCTTCTTTGGTGAATGTTCATCCTCATTATGTTTTCTGGACCCAGAAAACTGCACCCAGACATGGTATGGGACATTCCTTATTCCTTTGGCCCACACAGCTTTGTCAAGCCTGGTGTCAATGTGTACATATGGAGCTCCCATTTCCTTCCTGGCAAATGTCTGGATCTCTCTGCGTGCCCAAGGGGCATGCTTCTTGAAACCCACTCCATGGATGCACTTGTGAATGTTGACGGTGTATTCTCTGGTCATTACTTCGTTGATGGCAAAATGGCCCTTCTTCTCACCATCCTCCTTTGAAGGAGCTGTTATGCCGGGCCCAAGTTGGAAAGAAAACAGAGTGCACCTCATTTCTGACttgccatatttcaagtgctcaatagccataAGATGCTAGTGGCTACTATATTCTGAAGAGCCAGATTgatcttttgaaaaagaaagttggaTTATGTCCTCACTTGCTTAATAATGCCTCAGTGGTTTCATGGTGCACTTGAGACAAAACCAAAACTACTTACTGGGGCCTAAAAGGGGATCTGTGATCTAGCCTTACCTGTTCCACATCTTCCGCATCCTTGTGCCCCTTTTCTTGTTGTTCACTTTGCTCCAGCCACCTTGCCTTCCTTTTCGTTCTGAGAAGACACTaagtctctgtctctgtgtatgtCATGGCTCCCTCTAATCCTCAAATTTCAGCTTAAATATTACCTCCTCAGACAGGCCTTCCCTGCCTGCAGCTAACAAGGTCCATCTGCATTATCATTTATCACCATACTTTGTTACCTTCATAGTGCTTTTTTTCAGTTTGCaattatatatttgttaattGGTTTATTGTCTATCACCTCTATGAGGCTGTAATACTATATACAAATCCTGCTTCTAATTGGCACTcgataaatatctgttgaataaataaatatctgagcACCCTTCCCTCCACACGAGGGGAACTAGGAAACAAATTTATTTCGGTAGTGCTGTGCATCAAATTACAATAAATgcacaataaatacatatatcgTGGATAGAAGAGATTCTTCCCCATTAACCAAGAAAAAGTTTTAATGTAGCTAAAGCTAGATTTgttttgttatctttctttttgaaGAGATCTTAATATCCTCTCTGCAGATAGGGCAATTTCCTTGAAAAATGTTCTATTAAGGGGAATGACCTCTAGGAGTCCCCAGATCTTAATAGAATGGTTCCCTGAAAGTTAAACTCGTACTCTATGAGGCGGAACTAGAGACTCCAAAGCCTCTGGATTTAAAGAAACGTAGCTGGAAGATGAATGGATGTCCTTGATTACTAATTTGCTTACTCATTCCGCAAATGTTGATGAATGCCTTCACAGCAGGCGCTGTTCTAGGCTCTGGGGATACAACAGTgaaccaaacagacaaaaatccctgccctcttTGAGCTTACATCTCAGAGGGGGAGACAGATACTAAATAAGAAACCAAGTCTATAGTATATTAGATGGTGTAAGttctaggaagaaaaacaaagccaggaATAGAAGTAGGGCATCCAGGGTTTACGATTTTAGGTAAGAATGAGAGATGGTGATATTCTCATAAAGAACCAAAGGAAATGAGggagtgggccatgtggctgAGGTAAGAGAGTTCCAGACAGTGTGGCTAGAGTAGAGTAATGACAGAGAGAGAAGTTTGAGATGAGGTCAGAGATGTTGGGGATTGGCAACTAGATCACGTGGAGCCAGAAGTCAGCTTCGGTAAGGCCTGGGGCTTTTACTCTGGATGAGGTGAAAAGTCAATGGAGGGCTATGAGCAGGAGTGACATGGTCTGACTTACACTTTGGATGATCACTCTCACACATGTGCTGAATGTGAAAGGATGAATGAGTGAAATCAATCAATGAATCAATCAGTCAAGGCAAGAAAAAGATAGAACTAGGAGACTTTGACTCAACTTGGGAACAAGAAACAACATTAGAAATGCCCCCTTAAAAAGCAGTGAATCTGCTGATTCACTTTTTCACTATATTAAAGACAAAAGACCCAGTTGAGGGGTTTGCACTGTTTGCTGCAGATCCTCCTTGGGCTAGTATGTATCTCCTCAGGAGGGCACGGAAGACACTTGAGCTTGTGAGAGAAGAGCAGCTGGTTGCTGGTGAGCCTGAAAGAGGACCTGAAGCAGCTGCTTTGTCACTAGAAACCTGACCCTTTTCGGTTTAGTCAGACAATGACAGACTTGGCTGCGGACCAAGAGGGAAACCTGCCAAGTTTATAGTCTGCTTCTTTCAGCCCAGGCGACCTTTGAATTTACAGAAATGAGACAGAGCAAAGGGGAGAACTAACATTTCTCATTAGTATAACATACAGACTGTGTCAAAATGTGCTCTTGGATCTATTTTGTTCTAACTGTGAGAAAGCAAAACTTATTCATAAACAGAAAGGAAGATATAATTGTGGGGTTTAGAATTGAAGGAGCTCCAACATGGCTCCTCTAGACAATTTATATCCCTGCTAATCATTGTTTACACCTgctgtattcttttatttttaacttcttagaATGGGAGTGAATTTCCTAATCATAAAAAAATTCAAGCAGTATAATAGAGTAAGGGATGCTAAGAAATAATATAGACATGTAAAGTCTCAATAATTTAAGTGTGTATAGTCTTCCTAAATTCATCTATATATTTTGACCCTATCCCAATAAAGATGTTATTAGAATACTTTTAGAACTAGATAAGGAAATGCTAAAGTAAATGCTGAAAACTAAATGTGCAAAACTAGTGATGAAAATTctgaccctggctgatgtgattcagaggactgagtgccggtctgcaaactgaaaggctgctagttcgattctcagtcagggcacatgcctgggttgcaggccaggccccagttgagggcatggaagaagcaaccaactgatggtTCTTgcaaaatgatgtttctctccctgtttccctcccttcccctttctctaaaaataaataaataaaatatgttaaaaaggaaaaaaattctgaaaaagaaaataacagggtAAGATTAGCCATAcaagattaaaatatattataaaattaccaTAATTAAAAGTTTGATAGCGACCAAGGAATAGACAGATTAGTGgtataaagtaatataaaaaaatagactCAAATGTACATGAGAACTGAGTACAAGATAAAGATTGAATTCAAGACTTGGGAGAAAAGATTATTAATAAATGGAGTTGGAATATTTAACTCATATCTAGAAAAAACATCGGATCCCTACCTTACTCCTTAAACCAAAACAAATTTCAGAGGATCAAATATTTAGATGTTAAAAGTAAAAccataaaagaaatggaaaaagacatgggaagtttttaaaaataattatgggtGATATTATGGCTAAATTATGTtccttcaaaattcatatgttgaagtcttaacccccagtatcagaatgtgactgtttttggagatagagtctttaaaagttaacttttaagatctgactggtgtccttatgagagaTGAGATtaggacacaaacacacacagagacaagaCCATGTGAGGATTGAGGGAGAAGGCAGCCGTCTATACACCAAGGGCTGAGGCTGCcacagaaaccaaccctgccagcaccttggtctAGCCTccaaaatgaagaggaaataaatttttgttgtttaaccCACACAGGTGGTGGTGCTTCATTATGGCCACCCTAGCTGACTAAAATCAGGTGACTGAAATCTTTCTGAGCaagatataaaattcaaaagccaTAAAAGAAATGATTGGTGCCTTTGatcacataatttaaaacttcagcatagaaataaaaacaaacaacaaaaaagcagcccaaattaaaaagatgaataacCAGCTGAGAAAAATATGACTTCCAAATGGCTAATTTCcttaattaaagaaaagaaacacagaaccCAGGATTGCCAgatccttcctccctctctcccttactccctctttttttctttctttccttctttttctttcttgcaatAGAAGCTGgaaattcaaaattttatgtgATATCTCCTGATGGTTTCACGTTGAATTCTAATCCACAATTTAAACACTGTATAGGCCAACACGTAGGGGCTCCTAGTTTAGGGTCTCTGGTCTAGACTACCACCTCAGGGGCCCTTCCCTTTAGCAGATCCTTTCAAAGTGGGCTGTGAGTTCTTTTTAAGATCTCACTGCGATTGGGAGATACAGTGTTTCTTCAGTCCTCTGGAAGTGCACAcaaatgcatgcacacacaatCCCAATTAATATTAACTCTCAAACACAGTACAGTTTGGAACTACATTATGGAAGAAAACCATTTCCCAATACACAAGATACTATTACTGACCCTTCCCTGCCCAAATGAAAATAGCTTGACATTTTTTGTACAGAGCTGTGTCAGTCACTTCCTCTTCCCATCACATTATACAGTAATATAAGGCCAAGAGGCCTACCAGCATGAGAACAGGAGCCTTTACAGAGCTGTCTGTTGATTGATGGCTACATTGAGAAACTGAAGTAGCTTAAAAAACCCTTTTCTGTACTTTAAGCCAAATCGCATTTCCAGACAGACATctcaggaagggaaagaggaaatgggAGAATTTATGATCTACTTGCACAAGAACCTCCTTCTATGAGTAAGTAAGTGTGAGGTGAGAGGTAGTATGCCTGTCTGTGGAGgtggggggtagggtgggaggggtgtaaaaattataattaaaattttaactatgGTTAATCTGGGGCAGTAAGATTTGGGatgattttgcttttcttctacATAATTTTCTGTAATTCCTACAATGAACTtgtattgcttttaaaaacaggagaaagaacaataaatgttgtaaaaatcattttttgttaattttatcttCCCAACTAGACTATACAAACTCCTCCTAGTGAGGGGGTcacatcttcttcttttttttttttttttgtatcctttCTCGTACTGTAGTTTAGGGCTCATAGTTGGCACTTAATATATCCTTGCTGATAGTCATTAATATTCCACAGCTAGTCCTGATCAAAGTCACCTAAGCAGAGGAAGTCTTGCCTGGGTCAGAATGAtcctcatggaaaaaaaaaaaaatggcccaaatgaaagaacagatcaaagctccagaaaaaatacaactaagcaacaaagagatagccaacctatcagatgcacagttcaaaacactggtaatcaggatgctcacagaattggttaaatatggtcacaaattagatgaaaaaatgaaggctatgctaagtgaaataaaagaaaatgtacagggaaccaacagtgaccagGACCCAAATCAACGGTGTAGACCAGAGGACGAAAGaaacatttgaccagaacagaatgaagaaacaagaattcaaaaaaatgaggggaggcttaggaacctcccggacaactttaaacattccgatgtccgaatcataggggtgccaggaggagaagaggaaaagcaagaaattgaaaatttatttgaaacaataatgaaggagaacttcattatttcctttgccccaatctggcaaaggccatagacttccaggaagtccaggaagctcagagagtcctaaagaagctggacccaaggaggaacacaccaaggcacatcataattatattacccaagattaaagagaaggagataatcttaaaagcagcaagagataaggacacagttacctacaaaggagttcccataagactgtcagctgatttctctaaagaaaccttacaggtaagaaagggctaaaaagaagtattctaagtcatgaaaggcaaggacctacatccaagatgactctatccagcaaagctatcatttagaatggaagggcagataaagtgcttcccagataaggtcaagttaaaggagttcatcatcaccaagcccttattatatgaaatgttaaagggacttctctaagaaaaagaagatcaaaaatatgaacagtaaaaatgacagcaaactcagttattaacagccacacctaaaacaaaaacaaactaagcaaacaactagaacaggaacagaaccacagaaatggagatcacatggagggtcatcagtggaggagtggcagggggagagagggggaaaaggtacagagaataagtagcataaatggtgggtagaaaatagacagggggaggttaagaatcatatgggaaatgtagaagccaaagaacttatatatatgacccatggacatgaactaaaggggggggggaatgtgggtgggagggggtgtgcagggtataGGGGAataggggaggggaatgggacaatcgtaacagcataatcaataaaatatatttttttaaaaaagaatgatccTCATGGAACCTACTGGAAGGCAGAATCTGTGGGTTGGATGTGTATTGCCTATTCAGATCTCATAGGCGCCTGAGTGGACAGTCAGCCCCATACTGCTGTATTTCAGGAATCTGCTCCAGGAGTCTATTtggtattatattatttatttttattattattcttttatcctTACCTAAAGacattatttcattgcttttagagagagaaggagggagagagagagaaaaaagtcaatgtgagagagaaacatcgaaggtATGGCTGCCTTCTCCTGTGTGCCTTGATCGgggcttgaacctgcaacctgggtatgtaccctgaccaggaatcgaacctgtgatgtTTTGGTCTGCAGATGATGttccaactgagtcacactgacCGAGGCTATTTGGTACTATTTTAAACTTTCCTTAGTACTTACTGGCTTACAAtcgtaacagcataatcaataaaatatatttttttaaaaaagaatgatccTCATGGAACCTACTGGAAGGCAGAATCTGTGGGTTGGATGTGTATTGCCTATTCAGATCTCATAGGCGCCTGAGTGGACAGTCAGCCCCATACTGCTGTATTTCAGGAATCTGAAGGGGAGATAAGATGTATGTGTTAATATTGGTATTTAGCTAATTATTGATGGAAATAATTAGCACTCCTTAGTACTTACTGGCTTATTAGGTTGCCATTCATAGATTTAATACTAAATAGTGTGCATATCATCCATCAATTTGAATGTTATTTTACCCAGGAAGTATTCTCTGATTTCCTCACTTAGAAGTAATCTTTTCTTCCTGTAAATTTTATTACACATGATTTCTACCTCCACACCCTTTTCAAAATTTGTTATAATTATTCGTGCATGTGATTGGTAGAAAACAAGCTCTTGCGGTATCATGAAGCAAAGATCTTCTGAGACCTGGACAGGATGGGGCTCCATGCTAAACtttattgatgatgtaaaattaagggggTTCCCCTCCTGAATTTACACCcttagttagactgacaggcctctatggttaAGCCCCTGCCCCAACAATCTGGCAccggatgggggaagggaggagagaatgtTAATCCCCTCAGTTGGAGCACAGTGCCGTGGTCCCCTGCGTTTCCTGGTGAAGCAAGCGGGttcatgctccccagtttattaagcttaATGTCTAAGTCCCTTTGCTCTCCTTTTCCATCAATAATTAGCTAAATACCAATATTAACACATACATCTTATCTCCCCTCCTAGATTCCATGTTTCCTGAATTAGGATCCTGTCTTCAGTCACCTTGTTTCTCCTACAAGAGAATAGGTACCATTGATTAAGCAGTTGTTTGTGTGCCAAGCTCTTTACATGGACAATTCTATTTAAATCTCACAACCACCCCAGATGAGGCAAGTATTCCTTATCTCTACAAGTGAAAAGCCTGGGGATCTAAAACATTAATGTCTAGTGCAGCAGACATCTGGCAGGTCACTAAGCAATGGAGACTGGATTCAAACTTGAGCAGTCTGTCTTCAGAGCCTATACCCTTTATTCCTGGGCCACAGCATCCCCCAATAATGCTTTACTGTACATTGTAGGCAGTAAAGATGCAGTAAATAATGGTTAAGTGGATCCATCAATTAGTTAGTTAAACAGTGAAACGACAAGAATGTTGGTCAGCTGTTAGGAGACCTCAGTTTCAGATTCCTTCTCTGACCTGCGATATTGGGATTGTAAAGGACTTAGAGCAAAATCAGGGGACATTAAAGGGTTAGATCTGCCTCCAAACCACCATCAAACAAAGTTCTACCAATACTAACATTAGTAACATTAGACCTAACCTAGGACACTGCTTCACAATCCTATGCAAACCTACCCGAGACTGATAACTTACTAAAGAGGAGAGATCACACATCTCAAAGAACTAACTAACGTTAACTCTTTGAATCTTGATGTGTGTCAGGGGAGAGGGCAgatgtagatatatagatatcAAGATTGTATCTCTATATATCTTGGAGGGTTATTGTGAGGTTTATTGAGGTAATGTGAAGCATCCAGTACAGTGTCAGGGACATAGTAGGAACTCCATACATATAAGCACTACCCTCCACCTTACTCTCATTTCCCATTTTGCAGTTAAGTTGAAAGAAGGCACAAAGCCAAAGGAAAGATAAATGGGCAACAGCTGGTTGTTAGTCAAAGATGTTAGTCAAATTCCACAGGACTGAGTGGTTGTGAAAAAGAAGTGTTAAGGTCCACTTCCAAGATTCCAAAGAGCAGCTTTTAGTCTTGCAAAAGTAGCTGGGAGAGGAATAAGAGGCCTACTGGAAGACAGAGGTTATTCCTAGTCATTACTAACAGAGGGTAAAATTGCTTCTTGGGATTCCTTCACTGTAATGAGTGACTGTTTAGTCAGTTAGAATTGGATTAGCCCAAGACTTTGCAGAATTCCGTGTATCTCATTGGGCCATCTGCATTTCACTGGGGAATAGGAAGATTAATTGCAGACACTTGCTAGGCAGGTCATCCCACTTAATGTAACCAGCCCTGGAAAGTTCCTTTCACATTCCAGTCTCCTGCCTCTATGAAGTTCATGAATTTGTCTGGAAAAAGGCAGTTCAGGCCACAGTTTCCCCAAGTAACAGAAAAAGTCAGTCTTAacctggccaggtgtctcagttggttggagtgttgtcccatataccaaaaggctctgagttccatccccagtcagggcacatacctaggtcgcaggttcgatccctagttggggcacatattCCCACACAAAtatgtgggaggcaactaatcaatgtttctgtctctctctcatcaataaactaTCCTGgggtgacaattttttttttaaaagcccatctCAACAAAGCCAGATGAATCCGGAAGTTTACTTATGAGTATTTCAACAACCTGTATCTTTGGTAAGGATTCCCCAACAGAGAATTTTAGGTGTAGATATGCGTGCAGCGATTTTTTGGTTTCAGTGTTTTTGGTGGGGAGTACTCTTTGGAACAATACCTGTACTAGAGTAAGGGAAGCAtaattgggcagagggagaagttgaATTCCAATGCCTTGAAACAAAGTCCTCAGCTAAACCTATAGGATGCTGGATAACAGGGCAAAGTTGTCCCCAATAAAATAAGGTGTGGTCTTTGTATCCCCTATTGAATAGTCATTTGAtgctggctggctgcctggggtgggggtaggggtggggtgtaAACTTGGGAAAGGTAACTCCCTCATTGAAACCTATTCTGAAGGGGACTCAGCTGTAAATGACCAATAGCAAATATCTGCAGCTGTGGGAATCCTTCCGCTATAACCTGCTGTGAAGCTAAGAGTCATATTTAAAGTTCAAGATCTAGggaaaattttgtattgttataaTTTTGGAGTAGTAatggagggaaaaatggggagaacCTCATCTAGGATTTGAGAtttggaaaggagagggaaagggacataCTGTGACTGGCAACTTGGTGCAGTATAGACAGACAGAGCAAGGACTGACTGACCCTCTGGGTATAGTGTAGCTAAGTTTGTGGCTAATGGAGAAATCTGTGCATTTCCTTTTAAccacagaaattaggaaaacagaaTAAGTGGATTGCTATACCTGAAAACTTAACCCAGTAGCCTGGAATTATGCACATTGAAGAGAAAGGTACTCAATACAtgcctttttaaattgaattgctTTTCATTGGTTTGGGGTTCCTGACTAAGGGATTCATTGGTTTTCTTTGCCGAAAAGGGGAAAGTTTTCTTGTAATATACACGCACAAATATGGCCACCTTGATTTCATTCTACAAAGGTCCAAAAGTCTTATTTGTGTAGTTTGACAAGTCGTaggaagaaaaagatgagagTTTATTAGACCTTAGCAAAACGAAAAAATCCCAAACATCATCCAACCAGTTCCCTCTGTACCCGTATATTGATCCCTTTAAATTAACTTCCCATACCCAATTCCACTGTgggtgtgttggggtggggggagggaagttgTGAGGGCCGCACAACAATTTTCAGATATCAGCAGTGTGTTTAAGAAGCAGCTCAATTCTGACTGACATTAGCTACCCAaagatagcatcagattccacaggttaaatGTTCAGTCCTACTAGactgccctctgcccctccccacctcccatacACTCTTCAGAAGCCAGTCTCCAGCCCAGGTTCTTTGTCCTTCTGAACAACTGGCTACAGATTGGAGGTTCCGATGACCTCCTGCAACTCAGAATGAcaatcacaagtccaggttgCTCTGACCAACTGGGTATAAATCAGAACTTCCTACAGTTCCCTTGTGACAGGAAAGCTAAACTCCATTTTAAGAAAGTCCTGCCCAGCCATAAACAGCCACACTAACTTCCGCCTTCTGCTTCTGTAAGCCCCTGCTTCCTGCTTTGCGCCATGCTCTGCCCCACATTCTCACGCCAATAGTAACGGTCAGCCCCCTACCTATATAAGCAGGCTTTTGTCTTGCCCCGGggcccagaatttggagactgcATCCTCTGGGTCCGCATGTGTAAATAAACTCCACTTCGCTACCCCACAACTTCGTGTGAGTCATTTGTCCCGTAACACCCTCCTTctgttcaattaatttgctagaataGCTCACAGAACTTAGAGGAGCAGGTTACTTACTAGATCACTGATgtattataaaaggatatgactctggaacagccagatggaagagaggcacagagaaaggTATGTAGGAAGGGGCCCAGAGCTTCCATGACCTCTCTAAGTGTACACCACTCTTCCCAAATCTTTACATGGTTCCCAACTCAGAAGCTCAGAAGGTCCTCTTGGGTTTTTTGGAGGCTTTCTCACGTAGCCATGATTAATTAAGGCTTTGGCCACAGG
This DNA window, taken from Desmodus rotundus isolate HL8 chromosome 3, HLdesRot8A.1, whole genome shotgun sequence, encodes the following:
- the LOC112306237 gene encoding large ribosomal subunit protein eL31-like, producing MAIEHLKYGKSEMRCTLFSFQLGPGITAPSKEDGEKKGHFAINEVMTREYTVNIHKCIHGVGFKKHAPWARREIQTFARKEMGAPYVHIDTRLDKAVWAKGIRNVPYHVWVQFSGSRKHNEDEHSPKKLYMWVTYIPVTTFKNLKTVNMDEN